A genomic region of Desulfosarcina ovata subsp. ovata contains the following coding sequences:
- a CDS encoding rhodanese-like domain-containing protein — translation MMRKHPRIMTLIILASLFLWLAGCGSSSSTKGKDEDTAQVVSLTQPLTEATSLFPNAQLLAAIEDLLLTNSDGDPIETVTDEAVILDTRSTDAYAAGHIPGAINVQWDDFALWNEPPQKGTLKAVADLETQLGALGLTRDAWIVIYDDTVNSWGSAGRIFWMLEYLGCSHVQILNGGWDRWAEQDLPSETTAASLPAAVFEAATDTTVDVDKAYINSRLGDDDFIVVDTRTDEEFNGWILYDEARGGHIPDAVQLPYADYYNTDNSILGYAALKALFDANGITADKEIVAYCTAGVRSGFFYFLGRLMGFEQVANYDASIWDWAAADSASYSMEKLPRYAELVYPAWVNALIDYHADGSTTDAPPEYSYGREHPYLIFETQWGSFEDMANGWADCSYLDGHIPGALHSNSDTYENGYPRWFMLPDDELAAAVGSMGITTDTTVIVYSNSPIFATRLWWILTYAGVTDVRLLNGGLAAWQAAGYGVETTVNEPVPVTFAAAVRPSVVATTDYVAARVDAGDSLLADVRTYEEYTGEVSGYSYVVNKGRIPGAVYAFNADNPDLDYLDADGSFKAFPSIRNLWQQVGIELNTDSDDFDQEVIFYCGSGYRSSLSFLYAYLMGYENVRNYSDGWEGWSTTYIEDASYTADADVPGSTDGWIQDPSGRLVGDGVHPEWDFDNYPHVDRVVDARWVKEVLLENDNSGSPYVIADVSWGEAGDAFNAGHIPGAIHINTDEIEYDCFNPRNSWPVDAGEPACWDRSTTEEADTAKGLGPDDALPRNWWNIYPDEYLLPAIAYMGIDTDTTVVLYGESTDAVARVMWTLFYAGVEDVRIMEGGFDAWTTAGYAGSTETAERASVADFGATTALHPEYKVDIPYVRDVVDGLVEDALLVDIRTYDEYIGASEPYSYIPTNGRIPGALWGTDDLINEDKTLMAPADIEALWAEQGITGDKHLSFYCGTAWRSSLAWLYGYMMGWENISNFDSSWFEWSMGEGSAYAGADPVLNPIVDDTPGEP, via the coding sequence ATGATGAGAAAACACCCGCGAATTATGACCCTGATCATCCTGGCGAGCCTCTTTTTATGGCTTGCCGGGTGCGGCAGCTCGAGCAGCACCAAGGGGAAAGATGAGGATACCGCCCAGGTGGTCTCCCTCACCCAGCCGCTGACCGAAGCCACCTCCCTTTTTCCCAATGCGCAGCTGTTGGCCGCCATTGAAGACCTGCTTTTGACCAATTCGGACGGCGACCCGATCGAAACGGTTACCGACGAGGCGGTGATCCTCGACACGCGGTCCACCGACGCCTATGCCGCCGGCCACATTCCCGGTGCGATCAACGTTCAATGGGACGATTTCGCCCTGTGGAACGAGCCGCCCCAAAAGGGGACCCTCAAGGCGGTGGCCGACCTGGAGACCCAACTCGGCGCACTGGGGCTGACCCGCGATGCCTGGATCGTCATTTACGACGACACCGTGAACTCCTGGGGATCGGCCGGCCGCATTTTCTGGATGCTCGAGTATTTGGGCTGCAGCCATGTCCAGATTCTAAACGGTGGCTGGGATCGCTGGGCCGAGCAGGATCTTCCCAGTGAGACAACGGCCGCCAGCTTGCCGGCGGCCGTGTTTGAAGCCGCGACCGACACCACCGTTGATGTGGACAAAGCGTATATCAACAGCCGGCTCGGGGACGATGATTTCATTGTCGTGGATACCCGAACGGACGAGGAGTTCAATGGATGGATCCTCTATGATGAGGCCCGCGGCGGCCATATCCCCGACGCGGTGCAGCTGCCCTATGCCGACTACTACAACACGGACAACTCCATTCTCGGCTATGCTGCCCTGAAAGCCCTTTTCGATGCCAACGGGATCACGGCCGACAAGGAGATCGTGGCCTATTGCACCGCCGGGGTGCGCAGCGGTTTTTTCTATTTTCTCGGGCGTCTGATGGGCTTCGAGCAGGTGGCCAACTACGATGCCTCCATCTGGGACTGGGCGGCGGCGGATTCGGCCAGCTATTCTATGGAAAAGCTGCCCCGCTACGCCGAACTGGTCTATCCGGCGTGGGTCAATGCCCTGATCGACTACCATGCCGATGGCAGCACGACGGACGCGCCACCCGAATACTCCTATGGCCGGGAACATCCCTATCTGATTTTTGAGACCCAGTGGGGCAGTTTCGAAGACATGGCCAATGGGTGGGCGGATTGTTCTTATCTGGACGGCCACATCCCCGGCGCGCTGCATTCCAATTCCGATACCTATGAAAACGGATATCCCCGCTGGTTCATGCTGCCGGACGACGAACTGGCCGCTGCGGTGGGGAGCATGGGCATCACCACCGATACCACGGTAATCGTATACAGCAACAGCCCGATTTTCGCCACCCGGCTCTGGTGGATTCTCACCTATGCCGGCGTGACGGACGTCCGGCTGTTAAATGGTGGCCTTGCCGCCTGGCAGGCGGCCGGATACGGGGTGGAAACGACGGTCAACGAACCGGTTCCGGTGACCTTTGCAGCCGCGGTCCGGCCGTCTGTGGTGGCCACCACCGATTATGTGGCTGCCCGCGTGGATGCCGGGGACAGCCTCCTTGCCGATGTCCGGACCTACGAGGAGTATACCGGAGAGGTCAGCGGTTACAGCTATGTGGTCAACAAAGGACGCATCCCCGGCGCCGTTTACGCCTTCAACGCCGACAATCCGGACCTGGACTACCTGGATGCCGACGGATCGTTCAAAGCGTTTCCGTCCATCCGGAATCTGTGGCAGCAGGTGGGTATTGAGCTAAACACCGACAGCGACGATTTCGACCAGGAGGTGATTTTCTACTGCGGCAGCGGATACCGTTCCAGCCTGAGTTTTTTATACGCCTATCTCATGGGGTACGAGAACGTGCGCAACTACTCAGACGGCTGGGAGGGCTGGAGCACCACCTACATTGAGGATGCGAGCTATACCGCCGATGCGGATGTCCCCGGGAGTACCGACGGTTGGATCCAGGATCCATCCGGCAGACTGGTGGGTGACGGCGTCCATCCAGAATGGGATTTCGACAATTACCCCCATGTTGATCGGGTGGTGGATGCCAGGTGGGTCAAGGAAGTGCTCCTGGAAAACGATAACTCCGGTTCGCCCTACGTGATTGCCGACGTCTCATGGGGCGAAGCTGGCGACGCCTTCAACGCGGGCCATATTCCCGGCGCCATCCACATCAACACCGATGAAATCGAGTACGATTGTTTCAATCCGCGCAACAGCTGGCCCGTGGATGCCGGTGAGCCAGCCTGCTGGGACCGCAGCACCACCGAAGAAGCGGATACGGCCAAGGGGCTGGGACCGGACGATGCCTTGCCGCGCAACTGGTGGAACATCTACCCCGACGAATACCTGCTGCCGGCCATCGCTTACATGGGCATCGACACCGACACCACCGTGGTGCTTTATGGCGAGAGCACTGACGCCGTCGCCCGGGTTATGTGGACCCTGTTTTACGCTGGCGTCGAGGACGTGCGCATCATGGAGGGCGGCTTTGATGCATGGACCACTGCCGGATATGCCGGATCCACTGAAACTGCCGAACGGGCATCGGTTGCCGATTTTGGTGCCACCACCGCCCTGCATCCCGAGTACAAGGTCGATATTCCCTACGTTCGCGACGTGGTTGACGGATTGGTGGAAGATGCCCTGCTGGTCGATATCCGGACTTACGACGAGTACATCGGCGCCTCCGAACCTTACAGCTACATCCCCACCAACGGTCGTATTCCCGGTGCGCTCTGGGGAACCGACGATCTTATCAATGAAGACAAGACCCTCATGGCCCCTGCCGACATTGAGGCCCTTTGGGCCGAGCAGGGCATCACGGGGGACAAGCACCTGAGCTTTTACTGCGGTACGGCCTGGCGCTCGAGCCTGGCCTGGTTATACGGCTACATGATGGGTTGGGAAAACATCAGCAATTTCGACAGCTCCTGGTTCGAATGGAGTATGGGCGAAGGCTCGGCATACGCCGGCGCCGATCCGGTACTCAACCCCATCGTGGATGACACGCCGGGTGAGCCTTAA